The following is a genomic window from Candidatus Dependentiae bacterium.
TTGAGCAGTTCATGTTGCACGACGTTGGTATCTTGATACTCATCAACCAAAATGTGGCGTACCATTTCTTGTGACTTTATTTTAAATCCTGGATGCCGTTTGAATAAGCTGAGTACTTCTAATAATAGATCATCAAAATCAAGTGCTTTGCTTGCTCGTTTTTCTTGTTCGTATGCTTTATACAGTGCTTCCAAGCGTGGGTTAACGCTGTAAAGCATGGCTATTTCTTCAGTATTGGTTGCATGGTTTTTGATGTGTGATATTTGGTAGGATAAATTCTTGGCGGTGATTTCTTTGTGTAGGCCGCTGCGTTGAATGATACCGGTTAATAATTTTTGTTGGTCGTCATCATCAAGAATAGAAAAAAATGGTGTCTCGAGTAATTCTTGATTTTTTTTCAAGACGCGCAAGCAGTATGAGTGGAACGTGCCAATGAAAGGCAGTTCATGATCGTTACCCAAAAAGTGAAGAATACGTTCTTGCATTTCTTTTGCGGCTTTGTTGGTGAAAGTCAGTGCAATAATGTTGCGTGGTGATACACCGCAATTGAGAATCAAATGTGCAATACGTGCGGTGATAACACGTGTTTTTCCTGAGCCAGCACCTGCAATTACGAGCAAAGCATTATCAGTATGTTTTACAGCCTTGCTTTGTTCGCTGTTAAGTTGGCTATTTAAAAATTCATTGAATGCTGTTTTGTGGTCTATATTCATGGTATTCCAAATAAGGTATTTTTTATGTAGAGTGTAGCCTTAGAATATCATGAATCAACAGATAATTAAATAAAAGTCTGTATGCCATACTGCGATGTTTGGTGGTCAAGAAAAACCAGATGAATCATCAAAGGAATTTTACTGATAAATCTTGACACCATGCATGGTAGCGGCATACTTTGGCTTTATTCTAAACATTTTTAGGGTTTTTATTTTCATCAAAGGCTTCTTGTATGAATGCAAATATTATTTTTATTATCACCTTACTGTTATGCATGCATGGTCATGCATTAGCTATGCATGAGAACAGCAACAGAGACAAGTTATTATTTTTTGCAGCGGAACATGGAAGATTGGTAAGCCTTAAAGCAGTCATAGTTCTTGGTGTTAATGTGAATGCACAAGAAAATACTAAAGATGGAGATACGGCGCTTATGATTGCTGCAAGTGAAGGGCATAAACGCTGTGTAGCGTTTCTTCTAAAGCAACCGGGAATTAAGGTCGACCAATGCAATAAAACAGGTAGCCAGGCTTTGGATTTTGCTGTTGAACTGGGTTATAAACAATGTGCTGCACTCATACGTCAGGCGCTGAAAAAACCCTCGATCTAATTAATTTCGTTCCATTACCGACACAGTCTCAGGTACACTAGATAATAATAGTATCGAGACATGGTGGGGGTGATCATGGAGAAACATATATTTTTTAAAGTATTCATACTCGTTATTGTACTTGTTCCTGCTTATATGCGGGCCATGGACGTTAATAAGCCAAGCAAACAAAAAGAACACGGCTACGAGATGTCAGATGATCTTAAAAAGTTCATTGCGCAATGTAGGGGCCGTAAAAATGAGATGTTTGTACAGGTGATTTATAAAGCTCAGATAGCTCATTTAAAAGAATTATTGAATGCAGGCATAGAGGTGAATATGTGCATTGATAATTGCCCTGATCGTACGGGGTTGAGCTACGCGGTTAATTTGGGTCATGATGAGGTAGTAAAAGAGCTCCTTGCTGCAGGAGCGAATGTCGACGCAGAAAGCTGGACTGATTTTAATGATGCGATAAAAAAGGATATTCAAGATAGGTATCAAAAATATTATAAAG
Proteins encoded in this region:
- a CDS encoding ankyrin repeat domain-containing protein codes for the protein MNANIIFIITLLLCMHGHALAMHENSNRDKLLFFAAEHGRLVSLKAVIVLGVNVNAQENTKDGDTALMIAASEGHKRCVAFLLKQPGIKVDQCNKTGSQALDFAVELGYKQCAALIRQALKKPSI